A stretch of the Desulforamulus ferrireducens genome encodes the following:
- a CDS encoding DNA methyltransferase — translation MRGFLRIKLDTGLIIGTGLIYASYAKICVWEVIGIAKLTDKQIKIREYLKSAWNLSDRSIARALGVSHSTVGRVRKEMQKSGRFDHLSNTADNEWMNHPYIQANKGLLETLNPRGLRAIKNIEVLDYMQAHPQIKSPCVAQAYLAREKRQQRKDARVTISLDDVDIRVADVRHVEQFDWIEDGSIDLCICDPPWDRTSIPICEGISRVAADKLRDGGSLLVLTGGSHLPDIINALSANKRLRYHWLLTCPLPQGSPASVSRLKIQSKVRFVLWYVKGTYDGDIVSDYINRPNSSSATDKTYHEWGAPEELISELIERFSNPGDTVADWTVGGGTTAVCAVLLGRKFIGSDVDENAVKTTLRRVRQLFGYAR, via the coding sequence TTGCGGGGGTTCCTGCGAATAAAACTTGACACCGGCCTAATAATTGGGACTGGCCTAATATACGCAAGTTATGCTAAAATCTGCGTATGGGAGGTGATAGGCATAGCAAAATTAACTGATAAACAAATAAAGATTAGGGAGTACCTCAAATCTGCTTGGAATCTATCGGATAGAAGCATTGCACGAGCTCTTGGAGTATCACATAGCACGGTCGGTCGAGTACGTAAGGAAATGCAAAAAAGTGGTCGATTCGACCACTTGTCAAATACAGCGGATAACGAGTGGATGAACCACCCGTATATACAGGCTAATAAAGGATTGCTGGAAACATTAAATCCCCGGGGACTGCGAGCCATCAAAAACATTGAAGTGCTTGATTATATGCAGGCTCACCCGCAGATAAAAAGCCCGTGCGTTGCACAGGCTTATTTAGCACGAGAAAAAAGACAACAGCGTAAAGACGCAAGGGTAACTATATCTTTGGACGATGTTGATATTAGGGTCGCTGACGTTAGGCACGTTGAACAGTTTGATTGGATTGAGGACGGAAGCATTGACCTTTGTATTTGTGACCCGCCTTGGGATAGGACGTCAATCCCCATATGCGAAGGTATCAGCAGGGTCGCAGCCGATAAATTGCGTGACGGCGGAAGCCTACTCGTGCTTACCGGAGGCAGCCACTTGCCTGATATTATAAATGCACTATCAGCGAATAAAAGGCTACGCTATCACTGGCTCCTGACATGCCCGTTGCCGCAAGGCTCTCCTGCGTCCGTAAGCAGGCTAAAAATACAGAGCAAGGTCAGGTTTGTGCTTTGGTATGTCAAGGGGACTTACGACGGCGATATTGTATCAGACTACATAAATCGACCTAATAGCAGCAGTGCTACGGATAAAACCTACCATGAGTGGGGAGCACCGGAAGAACTGATTTCTGAATTGATAGAACGGTTTTCAAACCCCGGAGATACCGTAGCTGACTGGACCGTCGGCGGGGGTACTACTGCTGTCTGTGCAGTGCTGCTTGGGCGGAAGTTTATCGGGTCTGATGTGGACGAAAATGCCGTCAAGACAACCTTACGCAGAGTGCGTCAACTATTTGGTTACGCCCGATAA
- a CDS encoding tyrosine-type recombinase/integrase codes for MIAGHLREKNGYYHIILNWKDGDGKRRSKSISTGLPVKGNKKKAEAMLLEARKTFKPEDIASGKNTPYHVFLDRWLKDKMNDFDEETYAVYSHNARVFIGPYFKSLNLQLHEIRTSTLEAYYNHEKTKNHASKKTILQIHEIITLSLNYAIELGWIESNPAKGINPATDEVSVLFVDFLLEWLEMMRTRVRETTYASYNSGIRQSIIPYFMDKKLTQTDIEENPKYLQDFYQHELSKGLSPNSVLRRHANIRKALQHAFHLGLIKSNPADRIERPKKQDYTASYYTDEELAKLFKAAKGDPLELPIVLAAYYGLRRSEIIGLRWDAIDFNPDDPKITIQFTVTEVNFGDGQGNVIIEKEGTKSKASKRTLPLVKPIADLLLQKKKDIENNRRLCGSCYNDKYLDFVHVNEIGERMKPNYISQHFALLLEKHGLRKIRFHDLRHSCASLLYANGVSLKQIQEWLGHSDISTTANIYTHLDYNSKIATANAILPVLFDQQESTDELER; via the coding sequence ATGATAGCAGGACACTTGCGTGAGAAGAACGGATACTACCACATAATACTTAACTGGAAGGACGGTGATGGTAAAAGACGGAGCAAATCAATTAGCACGGGCCTGCCTGTAAAGGGCAATAAGAAAAAAGCCGAGGCTATGTTATTGGAGGCTCGTAAGACTTTTAAGCCGGAGGATATTGCGTCAGGTAAGAACACTCCGTATCACGTCTTTTTAGACAGATGGCTAAAGGACAAGATGAACGACTTTGACGAAGAAACTTACGCAGTATACAGCCATAACGCCAGAGTTTTTATCGGTCCTTACTTTAAGAGCTTAAATTTGCAGCTCCACGAGATAAGGACCTCAACACTGGAAGCCTACTATAACCATGAAAAGACGAAAAACCATGCGTCTAAAAAGACCATCTTGCAGATACACGAGATTATTACATTATCGTTAAACTACGCAATAGAGCTTGGCTGGATTGAGAGCAACCCAGCAAAAGGTATTAACCCTGCGACAGATGAGGTGTCGGTTTTATTCGTGGACTTTTTATTGGAGTGGTTGGAGATGATGCGGACCAGAGTCAGGGAGACCACATACGCATCCTATAACAGTGGCATCAGGCAGAGCATAATCCCCTATTTTATGGACAAAAAGCTGACACAGACCGATATTGAGGAAAACCCCAAGTATTTGCAGGACTTTTATCAGCACGAATTAAGTAAGGGACTGTCGCCTAATTCGGTGTTAAGACGTCATGCCAACATTCGCAAAGCCTTGCAGCACGCTTTTCATCTGGGTTTAATTAAATCTAATCCAGCCGACAGGATTGAGCGTCCTAAAAAGCAGGATTACACTGCATCCTACTACACCGATGAGGAGCTTGCTAAACTTTTCAAGGCTGCAAAAGGTGACCCCTTGGAGTTACCCATAGTTTTAGCGGCTTACTATGGTCTGCGTAGGAGCGAGATAATAGGGTTAAGGTGGGATGCGATTGATTTTAACCCAGATGACCCGAAAATAACAATACAATTCACAGTGACAGAGGTCAACTTTGGAGACGGGCAAGGCAATGTTATTATAGAAAAGGAGGGAACCAAATCAAAAGCCAGTAAACGCACGTTGCCGCTGGTCAAGCCAATCGCAGACTTACTGTTGCAGAAGAAAAAAGATATAGAGAATAACAGGAGGTTATGCGGTAGTTGCTACAATGACAAATACTTGGACTTTGTTCACGTTAATGAGATAGGAGAGCGAATGAAACCAAACTATATATCACAGCATTTTGCACTTTTACTGGAGAAACATGGGTTAAGGAAAATCAGGTTTCATGATTTACGACACTCATGTGCGAGCCTGCTATACGCAAACGGTGTAAGTCTCAAGCAAATACAGGAGTGGTTGGGGCACAGCGATATATCCACGACAGCCAACATATACACTCATTTAGACTATAACAGCAAAATTGCTACGGCAAATGCAATCCTGCCAGTTTTATTCGACCAGCAGGAATCAACTGATGAATTAGAGAGATAA
- a CDS encoding helix-turn-helix domain-containing protein translates to MRDEVPNNTINVTFADYPDVLDVQQMSQMLGISTKTAYKLLRANNIQHLKIGRIYKIPKISVLRFIGVA, encoded by the coding sequence ATGCGGGATGAAGTTCCAAACAATACTATCAATGTTACATTTGCGGACTATCCAGATGTATTGGATGTGCAGCAAATGAGCCAGATGCTTGGCATCAGCACCAAAACTGCCTACAAGCTATTGCGGGCAAACAACATCCAACATCTAAAAATCGGTCGAATCTATAAAATCCCGAAAATTAGCGTGTTACGTTTTATCGGCGTTGCTTAA